From the genome of Niabella agricola, one region includes:
- a CDS encoding DUF4097 family beta strand repeat-containing protein codes for MKKNFLLLLLLVGVCCSHAQRYSGVAPYLTKNFSAAAVKEIRAETSGGSISVEGGKTSGLVEVYVEPSNGGLRRKMSDNDIKTILDRYYDLEVSTSGNVVVAKASRRDRGWSDQTGLSISFKIYTGTNVNTNLKTSGGSIHLRSLKGDQFFKTSGGSLLVKEVAGKISGKTSGGSIDVSDSRDEIDLVTSGGSIKADHLEGRIRLKTSGGSLNLSDLSGNIEARTSGGSVTASDIKGDLFTSTSGGSVTLRGINGNLDASTSGGRIRAELVGTKDFIKLHTSAGGVDIDMPRTTNAQFNLRGSKVNISRLGDFNGSIEKDQVKGVIGAGKLLVEVSASSGVVDVNM; via the coding sequence ATGAAAAAGAATTTTTTATTATTACTGCTGCTGGTGGGCGTGTGCTGCTCCCATGCGCAACGGTACTCCGGTGTTGCACCGTATCTTACAAAAAATTTCAGTGCGGCTGCTGTAAAAGAGATAAGGGCCGAAACCTCGGGCGGGTCTATATCCGTTGAAGGGGGTAAAACCTCCGGACTGGTGGAAGTGTATGTGGAACCCTCCAACGGCGGTCTGCGAAGAAAAATGTCGGATAACGATATTAAAACCATACTGGACCGGTATTACGACCTTGAAGTAAGCACTTCCGGTAATGTGGTGGTGGCGAAAGCTTCCCGGAGGGACCGTGGCTGGAGCGATCAAACGGGCCTGTCGATTTCGTTTAAGATCTATACGGGAACGAACGTCAACACGAACTTAAAGACCAGCGGCGGAAGCATTCACCTGAGGAGCCTGAAGGGCGATCAGTTTTTTAAAACCAGTGGCGGCAGTTTGCTGGTAAAAGAGGTGGCCGGAAAAATTTCCGGGAAAACCTCCGGTGGCAGTATCGATGTGTCGGATTCCCGGGATGAAATTGATCTGGTGACCAGTGGCGGTTCTATTAAGGCGGATCATCTGGAGGGCCGGATCCGGCTGAAGACTTCAGGCGGATCCCTGAATCTGTCGGACCTTTCCGGCAATATTGAAGCGCGTACGAGTGGCGGATCGGTTACTGCATCGGATATCAAAGGCGATCTGTTTACCAGTACCTCCGGCGGCAGCGTTACCTTAAGAGGGATTAACGGCAACCTGGATGCCAGCACCTCCGGAGGCCGGATCCGGGCGGAGCTTGTAGGTACAAAAGATTTTATAAAGCTGCATACCTCTGCAGGCGGCGTGGATATCGATATGCCGCGTACCACAAATGCACAATTCAATCTCAGGGGAAGTAAAGTAAATATCAGCCGTCTTGGTGATTTTAACGGTTCCATTGAAAAAGACCAGGTAAAAGGCGTAATTGGTGCCGGTAAATTACTGGTGGAGGTTTCAGCTTCCAGTGGCGTCGTTGATGTGAATATGTAA
- a CDS encoding ABC transporter permease, producing MLKNYFKTAWRNIKRSPGYSGLNVLGLATGMAVALMIGLWVQEQYSYDRFLPDNDRLYRVQRNFDSNGDTLTFQTTSLKLADALRNQVPEIEYVAESDWMGPHGLMAGDKKLYLDGGLTGTDFLKMFRYPLLQGSAGTVFRDAYSIVLTESTAKALFGNDNPMGKTVRFDNLHDLKVTGVLKDLPRQSTVRFNYLVPFSYLEQTHQEVQQRKTGSFAANGYQIFVKLKPGISYEAVYPKIRTIEHTEKDNVNAMSSYITLQPLRNWHLYSNYVNGQDTAGFLVYVRMFSIIGVLVLLIACINFINLTTARSEKRAREVGVRKAVGSRRKDLILQFLTESLVLTLLALVLALIMVWILQNPFNALTGGNVSIPFLSGYFWMMMLGGVLVTAVLAGSRPAFYLSGFQAVKVLKGSVRTGNAASVSRKVLVVLQFSCSIALIISTIVIYRQVQHAKDRPSGYQLNRLMSTNSNTDLDRNFTALKNELLQKGIVQGMTSASSPATNVYWHTDLDHWPGKQAGETVEMGMIITGEDYFKTLGMSIGAGRDFANANDTTSVVFNEAAVKRLGLKDPVGQTIKWNDNTYRVVGVVKDALMLSPFAPPDPTMFAISPRPNDVLLYKLAPGIGTTKAIEQLNTIFSRYSPAFPYEYQFEDENYAGKFRIELLIGKLSGIFAALAIFISCLGLFGLAAYIAELRTKEVGIRKVLGASVLQIWVLLSRDFIVLVLISCLLAAPVAYYFLNGWLQKYQYRVNIGLWIFLVAAMLAVVITVITISAQAMKAAIANPVKALRSE from the coding sequence ATGCTGAAAAACTATTTTAAAACGGCTTGGAGGAATATCAAAAGATCGCCCGGTTACAGCGGTCTGAATGTGCTGGGACTGGCTACCGGTATGGCCGTGGCGCTAATGATTGGCCTTTGGGTACAGGAGCAATACAGCTACGACCGGTTCCTGCCGGATAATGACCGGTTGTACCGGGTGCAGCGGAATTTCGATAGCAATGGCGATACCCTTACTTTCCAGACCACTTCTTTGAAACTGGCAGATGCGCTCCGCAACCAGGTACCGGAAATCGAGTATGTAGCGGAAAGCGACTGGATGGGACCGCATGGATTAATGGCGGGTGATAAAAAACTGTACCTCGACGGCGGGCTTACCGGTACTGATTTTCTGAAAATGTTCCGGTACCCGCTATTGCAGGGAAGCGCGGGCACGGTATTCCGCGATGCATATTCCATTGTACTCACCGAGTCTACGGCAAAAGCCCTCTTTGGCAATGACAACCCGATGGGTAAAACGGTACGCTTCGATAACCTGCACGATCTGAAGGTAACCGGCGTGTTAAAGGACCTCCCGCGGCAGTCGACCGTCCGGTTTAATTACCTGGTGCCCTTTAGCTACCTGGAGCAAACCCATCAGGAGGTACAGCAGCGCAAAACGGGCAGTTTCGCAGCCAACGGCTACCAGATCTTTGTGAAGCTGAAACCGGGTATTTCCTATGAAGCAGTATATCCCAAAATAAGAACCATAGAACACACCGAAAAGGACAATGTAAATGCTATGAGCTCTTATATTACCCTGCAGCCGCTGCGTAACTGGCACCTGTATTCCAACTATGTAAATGGCCAGGATACTGCTGGTTTCCTGGTGTATGTGCGGATGTTCAGTATCATCGGTGTGCTGGTATTGCTGATCGCCTGCATCAATTTTATCAACCTTACCACCGCAAGGTCGGAAAAAAGAGCCCGGGAAGTAGGTGTAAGAAAAGCCGTTGGCTCCAGGCGTAAGGACCTGATATTGCAGTTCCTTACAGAATCGTTGGTACTAACACTACTGGCTCTTGTGCTGGCATTGATAATGGTATGGATCTTACAAAATCCGTTTAACGCACTTACCGGCGGGAATGTTTCCATTCCTTTTTTAAGTGGTTATTTCTGGATGATGATGTTGGGAGGCGTATTGGTGACCGCTGTATTAGCTGGTAGCCGGCCGGCATTTTATCTTTCCGGTTTCCAGGCTGTGAAGGTATTAAAGGGCTCGGTCCGGACCGGCAACGCCGCTTCCGTTTCCCGGAAAGTGCTGGTGGTGCTGCAGTTCAGCTGTTCCATCGCGCTGATCATCAGCACCATTGTTATTTACAGACAGGTACAGCACGCAAAAGATCGGCCCAGCGGTTACCAGCTGAACCGGTTAATGTCCACGAACAGCAATACCGATCTTGATCGCAACTTCACCGCTCTGAAAAATGAATTGCTGCAAAAGGGTATTGTGCAGGGTATGACCAGCGCCAGCAGCCCGGCCACCAATGTATACTGGCATACAGATCTCGATCATTGGCCCGGAAAGCAGGCGGGTGAAACCGTGGAAATGGGCATGATCATTACCGGAGAAGACTATTTTAAAACCCTGGGTATGTCGATCGGGGCAGGACGCGATTTTGCAAATGCCAATGATACAACCAGCGTTGTGTTTAATGAGGCCGCCGTTAAACGGCTTGGTTTAAAAGACCCGGTAGGCCAAACGATAAAGTGGAATGACAATACTTACCGGGTTGTTGGGGTAGTAAAGGATGCGCTCATGTTGTCGCCCTTTGCTCCGCCGGATCCTACCATGTTTGCCATCAGCCCGCGGCCCAATGATGTGCTGTTGTATAAGCTGGCACCGGGCATCGGAACAACAAAGGCCATTGAACAATTGAATACGATATTCAGCAGGTACAGCCCCGCATTTCCTTACGAGTACCAGTTTGAAGACGAAAACTATGCCGGGAAGTTCCGGATAGAATTGCTGATTGGCAAGTTATCCGGCATCTTTGCCGCGCTTGCCATCTTTATTTCATGTCTTGGTTTGTTTGGCCTCGCGGCATATATAGCCGAGTTGCGTACCAAAGAGGTGGGTATCCGTAAGGTACTTGGAGCTTCCGTTTTGCAGATATGGGTGTTACTGTCGCGGGATTTTATCGTGTTGGTCCTGATCAGTTGTTTACTGGCTGCCCCTGTAGCCTATTATTTCCTGAACGGGTGGCTGCAGAAATATCAATACCGGGTCAATATCGGGTTGTGGATCTTCCTGGTGGCGGCGATGCTAGCGGTGGTAATTACAGTAATAACGATCAGTGCCCAGGCGATGAAAGCCGCAATTGCAAATCCGGTGAAGGCACTTCGGTCGGAATAG
- a CDS encoding ABC transporter permease, producing MIKNYIRTAWRNLVKSKVFAVTNIMGLSIGMAVSMLIAVWIWNELSYNKQINNYQRIARVMQHKTNKGVIQTGIQTPYPLGDALRQEYGDLFQQVVVGTGIYGHPVKAGEKQLDLSGGFFEPGAGALLGLKMIDGVQNGLEDVNSIMLSASSARSVFGTTAAVGKAITLDKDLVVKVTGVYEDLSKNSDFGALLFIAPWQLFLRHTDWIRTAEDPWRPNAFVTYVLLNKGQDIQKVSRQIKDVRLKHVNARLAIQKPELFLHPMERWYLYDSFKNGVNTGGRIQYVWMFGIIGVFVLLLACINFMNLSTARSIKRAREVGIRKTIGSFRKQLIVQFFCESLLYAVLAFGISLVLVALAMPLFNAIAGKQLPPVWKEPLFWAGGVFFCLLTGMLAGIYPAFYLSSFRPVKVLKGTFKAGRSSAMQRQVLVVVQFTISIMLIIGTIVVFNQIRYTKDRPIGYDRNGLVIIDVNTSGIHDHLDVIKRQLQQQGNIVSVAETNGSVSGDFSTTTGIDWPGKEDGTSAEFPFLGVGYDFGKTINWQVVAGRDFSRDFPSDSAGVILNEAAVKYMGLKQPIGTVIYADKAPITIIGVVKNMIMESPFASERPALFYFDKNAGGYLMARINPAASASAAIAQLQSVFKTYVPDQPFHYQFVDDAFNQKFGDEERLGTLGGGFALLAIFISCLGLFGMASFMAEQRVKEIGVRKVLGASVPGLWRLLSQDFIRLVFLALVIAIPAGWYCMHNWLQHYSYRVSISWEVFVIAASGAVLIALITVSFQAIKAAVANPVRALRSE from the coding sequence ATGATTAAAAACTATATACGAACCGCCTGGAGGAATCTTGTAAAAAGCAAGGTGTTCGCGGTTACCAATATTATGGGACTTTCCATAGGCATGGCTGTGAGCATGCTGATTGCCGTATGGATCTGGAATGAGCTATCCTATAACAAGCAGATAAATAACTATCAGCGCATTGCGCGGGTGATGCAGCATAAAACCAACAAAGGCGTGATTCAAACGGGTATACAAACACCCTACCCGCTAGGCGATGCCCTCCGGCAGGAATACGGTGACCTGTTTCAGCAAGTGGTGGTGGGTACGGGCATATATGGGCACCCGGTTAAGGCCGGTGAAAAGCAGCTGGACCTCAGCGGAGGTTTTTTTGAACCGGGAGCAGGTGCGTTGTTGGGATTGAAGATGATTGATGGGGTTCAAAACGGACTTGAAGATGTGAATAGCATTATGTTGTCGGCATCTTCGGCCCGTTCTGTTTTTGGCACCACTGCTGCTGTTGGGAAAGCAATTACGCTGGATAAAGACCTGGTAGTGAAAGTAACCGGTGTGTATGAGGACCTTTCGAAAAATTCCGATTTCGGAGCATTGCTGTTCATTGCTCCCTGGCAATTATTCCTGCGTCATACGGACTGGATCCGCACCGCAGAGGATCCCTGGCGCCCCAATGCGTTTGTAACGTATGTGCTGCTGAATAAGGGGCAGGACATACAGAAAGTGTCCCGGCAGATAAAAGACGTTCGGCTAAAGCATGTAAACGCCCGGTTGGCAATTCAGAAACCGGAACTGTTTTTACATCCTATGGAGCGCTGGTACCTCTACGATTCATTTAAAAACGGCGTTAATACCGGTGGGCGTATTCAATATGTGTGGATGTTTGGGATCATTGGTGTGTTTGTGTTATTGCTGGCCTGTATCAATTTTATGAACCTGAGCACAGCACGCAGTATAAAACGGGCGCGTGAAGTGGGGATCCGTAAAACGATCGGATCATTCCGCAAACAACTGATTGTACAGTTTTTTTGCGAGTCGCTGTTGTATGCGGTGCTGGCATTTGGAATAAGCCTGGTATTGGTGGCGCTCGCCATGCCGCTGTTTAACGCGATTGCTGGAAAGCAGCTGCCCCCGGTTTGGAAGGAGCCGCTGTTCTGGGCCGGTGGTGTCTTTTTCTGCCTGCTTACGGGAATGCTGGCAGGTATTTACCCGGCCTTCTACCTGTCGTCTTTCCGGCCGGTTAAAGTGTTGAAAGGAACTTTCAAAGCAGGACGTTCCTCCGCTATGCAACGCCAGGTACTGGTAGTGGTTCAGTTTACGATTTCTATTATGTTGATCATCGGAACCATTGTTGTGTTCAATCAGATCCGGTATACAAAAGACCGGCCGATCGGGTACGACCGGAACGGGCTGGTGATCATAGATGTAAATACTTCCGGGATTCATGACCATCTAGACGTGATCAAAAGACAATTGCAGCAACAAGGAAATATTGTATCGGTGGCGGAAACCAACGGATCGGTTAGCGGCGACTTTTCTACAACGACCGGCATCGACTGGCCCGGAAAGGAGGATGGCACCAGTGCGGAGTTCCCGTTTCTGGGTGTAGGCTATGATTTTGGCAAAACCATCAATTGGCAGGTGGTGGCGGGGCGTGACTTTTCGAGGGATTTTCCTTCCGACTCAGCTGGAGTCATCCTGAATGAGGCCGCTGTTAAATATATGGGCCTCAAGCAACCGATCGGAACGGTAATTTACGCAGATAAAGCACCCATAACCATTATTGGCGTCGTAAAGAATATGATTATGGAATCACCGTTTGCATCCGAACGGCCGGCTCTTTTTTATTTTGACAAAAATGCCGGTGGTTATCTGATGGCGCGGATCAACCCGGCGGCAAGCGCTTCGGCGGCGATTGCACAACTGCAGTCGGTATTTAAAACCTATGTGCCCGACCAGCCTTTTCATTATCAATTTGTAGACGACGCATTTAACCAGAAATTTGGAGATGAGGAACGTTTGGGGACGCTTGGCGGGGGCTTTGCTTTGCTGGCCATCTTTATCAGTTGCCTGGGCTTATTTGGAATGGCTTCTTTTATGGCGGAACAACGGGTAAAGGAGATTGGTGTACGTAAGGTACTGGGGGCTTCAGTACCCGGTTTGTGGAGATTATTGTCACAGGATTTTATACGCCTGGTTTTCCTGGCCTTGGTCATTGCTATCCCGGCGGGGTGGTATTGCATGCATAACTGGCTGCAACACTATAGTTACCGGGTTTCAATTTCCTGGGAGGTTTTTGTGATAGCTGCCTCCGGTGCGGTTTTAATTGCCTTGATCACGGTGAGTTTTCAGGCAATAAAAGCGGCGGTGGCCAACCCGGTGCGGGCGCTTAGGTCGGAGTAG
- a CDS encoding ABC transporter permease, with product MFRNDLKITWRQLKKQKMYAAVKIGGFALSIAACLLIALYIRDELSYDRSYLDVDRIYRLIEQYQDNRKVEKGWSFPAPLAKIIREDFPEVENTARLMPSALFDGAGSNQIRSTAVLENAYEDKFAYADQSLLDILKIPMIYGSRAAALAEPKTMVLTKTMADKYFPHQNPVGKTMILNENKERIYKIGGVIADFPATSHFPFHFLLTLTGHELWPGEQVEWRANNYSIYTLLKKGTDPAVLQRKFKRILTQYYLPALKSSGAKDPEVMIRDMHMLLQPLTDVHLKSVDIDDWQSKGDIRFVWLFGAVAGFILIIACINFINLSTARSANRAKEVGLRKVVGSRRSGLIRQFLTESILYSFASFLLGMLVAVILLPYFNHMAAKTLIIPWSSWWLLPLLVLGTVIIGIVAGLYPAFYLSSFKPVKVLKGTLAGGSKSSFLRNGLVVFQFATSVTLIVCTLVVYRQTQYLLNRNAGFNKDQILLLQGTGTLDAKNTLPRLKSELLNIAQVKQVSVSDYLPVSGTKRDRNPFFKEGKTKEETAVGGQKWYVDVDYIKTMGMQLAAGRDFSKALVSDSAAAIINEAMVKALALKGPAVGQRITNAWETFTIVGVVKDFNFETMRQQVEPLCLALGRFNPSSIVAVKLSPEQLKHTIASITAVWQKFAPNQPIRYTFLDEHFARMYADVQRMGTIFSSFAVLAILIACLGLFALSAFMAEQRTKEIGVRKVLGAGIGNLMILLSKDFVKLVLIALLIATPFAWWIMGQWLQDFAYRISISSWMFLLAGILVIAVALITISFQSAKAALANPVKSLRTE from the coding sequence ATGTTTAGAAACGATCTTAAAATTACCTGGAGGCAGCTAAAAAAACAGAAGATGTATGCGGCGGTCAAGATTGGCGGTTTCGCGTTGAGTATTGCAGCCTGTTTGCTGATTGCTCTTTATATCCGGGACGAACTAAGCTACGACCGCAGTTACCTGGATGTAGATCGTATATACCGGCTAATTGAACAATACCAAGACAATAGAAAGGTAGAAAAGGGCTGGTCGTTTCCTGCTCCTCTGGCAAAGATCATACGGGAAGATTTTCCGGAAGTAGAAAACACCGCGCGTCTGATGCCTAGTGCGCTTTTTGACGGAGCCGGCAGTAACCAGATACGGTCAACAGCCGTTTTAGAAAATGCCTATGAGGATAAATTCGCATATGCAGATCAAAGCCTGCTGGATATTTTAAAAATACCCATGATATATGGGAGCCGGGCTGCAGCCCTGGCCGAACCGAAAACGATGGTACTTACCAAAACAATGGCTGATAAATATTTCCCCCATCAGAACCCGGTTGGCAAAACGATGATCCTGAATGAAAATAAAGAACGGATCTATAAGATAGGAGGCGTGATTGCAGATTTTCCGGCCACATCGCACTTCCCGTTCCACTTTCTGCTGACACTTACAGGCCATGAGCTTTGGCCGGGCGAACAGGTGGAATGGAGGGCCAACAATTACAGTATATACACCCTTTTGAAAAAAGGGACCGATCCTGCGGTCTTACAACGCAAATTCAAACGGATACTGACCCAATATTATTTGCCGGCTTTAAAGAGCTCCGGGGCAAAGGACCCCGAGGTAATGATACGCGATATGCATATGCTATTACAGCCGTTAACAGATGTGCATTTGAAATCGGTAGACATTGATGACTGGCAATCAAAAGGGGATATCCGTTTTGTATGGCTGTTTGGCGCGGTAGCCGGCTTTATTCTGATCATTGCCTGTATCAATTTTATCAATCTTTCAACAGCCCGGTCGGCCAACAGGGCAAAGGAAGTAGGGCTGCGTAAAGTAGTTGGATCACGCCGGAGCGGGTTGATACGGCAATTTCTTACGGAATCCATCTTGTACAGTTTTGCTTCATTTTTGTTGGGCATGCTGGTGGCCGTTATCCTGCTGCCGTATTTTAATCACATGGCGGCAAAGACGCTGATCATTCCGTGGAGCAGCTGGTGGTTATTGCCATTGCTGGTTTTAGGAACTGTGATCATCGGTATTGTAGCGGGACTTTATCCGGCGTTTTACTTATCCTCCTTTAAACCCGTAAAAGTATTAAAGGGAACATTGGCAGGAGGAAGCAAAAGTTCCTTTTTACGAAACGGGCTCGTTGTTTTTCAGTTTGCCACATCCGTTACCCTGATCGTTTGTACCCTGGTGGTGTACCGGCAAACACAATACCTGCTGAACCGGAATGCGGGTTTCAACAAAGACCAAATACTGCTCCTGCAGGGTACGGGTACCCTGGATGCTAAAAATACATTGCCTCGCCTGAAAAGTGAATTATTGAATATAGCGCAGGTAAAACAGGTGTCCGTCAGTGATTATCTGCCGGTGTCCGGCACCAAACGCGACAGGAACCCCTTTTTTAAGGAAGGCAAAACAAAAGAAGAAACCGCGGTAGGCGGTCAAAAATGGTATGTAGATGTGGATTACATAAAAACAATGGGCATGCAACTGGCTGCCGGCCGCGATTTTTCGAAGGCCCTGGTTTCAGATTCCGCAGCGGCCATTATCAATGAGGCCATGGTAAAAGCACTGGCATTGAAAGGGCCGGCCGTGGGCCAACGCATTACGAATGCTTGGGAAACATTTACCATTGTCGGTGTTGTAAAGGACTTTAATTTTGAAACTATGCGTCAGCAGGTAGAGCCTTTATGCCTGGCCCTGGGCCGGTTCAATCCCTCATCCATAGTAGCGGTAAAACTATCGCCGGAGCAACTAAAGCATACGATTGCCTCCATTACTGCCGTCTGGCAAAAGTTTGCGCCCAATCAACCGATACGATATACTTTTCTTGATGAACATTTTGCCCGTATGTACGCAGATGTACAACGCATGGGAACGATCTTCAGCAGTTTTGCCGTACTGGCCATCCTGATTGCCTGCCTGGGGCTTTTTGCGTTGTCGGCATTTATGGCGGAACAGCGCACCAAAGAAATTGGTGTCCGGAAGGTATTGGGCGCAGGTATAGGGAACCTTATGATACTGCTGTCAAAGGACTTTGTAAAACTGGTATTGATCGCCCTCCTGATTGCCACTCCTTTTGCCTGGTGGATCATGGGGCAATGGTTGCAGGATTTTGCATACCGTATTTCCATCAGCAGTTGGATGTTTCTGTTGGCGGGCATATTGGTCATAGCGGTAGCGCTCATCACCATCAGTTTTCAATCGGCTAAAGCGGCGTTGGCCAACCCTGTAAAAAGCCTTCGAACAGAATAA